CAGGACGACTCCGGGATCACACTTCGACAGACCGCCTACGCCAAGCGCGTCGTCGAGCTCGCTGGGCTCCTTGACTGCAACCCAGCTCTTACTCCGATGGAGGAAAGGCTGAAGCTGAGCCGTAACAGCACAGCGGAGGAGGTAGACGCTACTCAGTACCGGCGTCTTGTGGGGAGCCTCCGCTACCTCGCCCACACACGGCCGGACTTGGCATTCTCCGTCGGCTACGTCAGTCGGTTCATGCAGCGACCGACGACGGAGCACCAGCAGGCCGTGAAGAGGATCATTCGCTATGTTGCGGGGACTCTCGACCATGGTCTCCACTACCCGAGGTGCCCTGGAGCGGCACACTTTGTCGGGTACAGCGACAGCGACCACGCCGGCGACATCGACACCAGCAAGAGCACGAGCGggatcctcttcctcctcggcAAGTGTCTCGTGAGCTGGCAGTCGGTCAAGCAGCAGGTGGTGGCCTTGTCCAGCTGCGAGGCCGAGTACATAGCGGCCTCCACCGCGTCGACTCAGGCGCTCTGGCTCGCTCGACTGCTTGGTGATCTACTCGGCAGAGACACTGGAGCAGTAGAGCTCAGGGTGGACAGCAAGTCCGCTCTGGCCTTGGCGAAGAACCCCGTTTTCCACGAACGGAGCAAGCACATCCGGGTGAGGTATCACTTCATCCGAGGTTGCTTGGAGGAAGGAAGCATCAAGGCGAGCTACATCAACACCAAGGATCAGCTTGCGGATCTACTCACCAAACCCCTTGGGAGGATCAAGTTCCTTGAGCTTTGCTCCAGGACTGGGATGGTCCAATCTTCCCCCAAGACGACGCACAAGACTTAGGGGGAGAATGATGGATAAGTCCTTGCTGCTGGTCTTTGTGGTCCTTAGCAGCAGTTAGCATCTTGTAGTCCTTAGCATCTTGGACTGCAGGCATCTTGGACTAAAGGACAGCAGTTAGTGTCCTCTCTAGGACAGCAGTTAGTGTCCTCTCTAGGACAGCAGTTAGTGTCCTCTCTAGGACAGCAGTTAGACTAGTGTTAGACTAGCATTATTAGCTTTGTTGCTGCCCAGCAGCCTGCTGTATATATATGTGGCCACCCCTCCCGTTGGAAGGCATGGCATTGTGAGTGTGAATGAAGAAAAACCCAGAAAAACTTCCCAAACTTGAGTGTCATCCTCTCAGCTCAATGAGAGTGAAAATTGAGCTCCTAACACACGTTTCCAGAAGATGGACTTCCCCAAGTACATTTATCTATGAAGAAAATCATGTGTATTACTAGGAATAGGTCATGCTGCTACTGGTTTGGATGGTTTGGTAGTTACATTGATGAAGCGATGGCAGATATATGAATGGTGATTGAAAACTCAACCAAGAACATATCACTGCTAATTAATACCTCAACCCAAATTTGTCAGTAATTGTGTTGCTTTGTTCCTTCCTCTAATACACTGGCTTAATTTGTAACTGTATCTTTCTTTTGCCTTTAAAGGGGAGTTGAACAGTATTCAAATCTTAGTTATGTGTTACGATTTTTTTTTAATGGGGGAGCATTGGGAGCTGCCAGCGGTATTTTAGCTCAATGGACTAGGGCTGGCTGAGAGTTCATAGCTACCAGTATGTTAGCTAGTATGAGATTGTTATCGTACCTCTTATAGTTGGAACGTCATCTTCATAAGATGGTGATTGAGATTTGGATTTTAGGGTTTGGTTGTATATAAAAACAGCGTTATCTTTGTTCCTGTTAAGCTAAACATTATTAGTCAAGTATCTCAGTCTATCATTCTTCCTTGTCGACATGTCTCCCACTAGCCTATGTGCATCCAGTTCTCTAAGCACAGTTCTATGTTCAATTATTGCCATAGTATTAGAGCCATACTTTTTCATCATGCCCCCTAGTGTCACTTAAGAGTCCTAGGCTACCATGCCATGCAGTCAACCTGCGCATCAAAAAAACGAAGGCTTCACTAAGCTTTTATTGGCATTTTGATGTCAGAGATTGTGTGTTGTTGCTCTTGAGGCTACTATCGGCCAATGCCAGCACTAATATCATTCCCATCTTGTTGCTACCTTTTGATGGCTCCTTGCCAAAGACATTACCATTAGCATTGCCATTTTGCATGTTCCTTAATATGGACTTACTTTTGGTGTCTCATTGGTGTTACCTTTGATACACTAGTATATTCCCTCCATCCCAAAAAACAAGTCAGTCTAGGATTAAAAAATTGTCACAAAAAACAAGTCATTTTATCCTATTTATTTGCATGTGCATGCAACAATCAATAGATAGGGGCAAATAAGGTCATTTCATCTCCTTATTATTAATCTGTCATAAAATTGCTAGAATGACTTGctttttgggacggagggagtacatcACATATGCTTCAGTAGCTTCTGCTGTCAGAAAAAGAAACTAATCACTATGCTGCAACAATCCTTGGGATTTCATCATCAGTAGCTTCTGTTATTATTTTTGGTTTTGGCCTTAATTGCTTAGTCCGATTGACTCCATTATCTGTTAACTGGCTATGAGTGGAAGGCCAGTGTCATTTATTCATCAGTTTAAGTACAGAAGATGTTTGCCTCAGAAGCTCTTAATCCTGCACCGTTGTTTTTGCCCCAGTCTTAAACTAGTCTTTTTCCCCACAAAAGTTTTGGTCCATTAATTTTTAAAGTACTACTTCAATAGTTCATTAGTACATGTACATTTCCAAACTTTTATTTTGATGTTGAATACGTTTAGTTTGAATATTTACCATGGGCAGGCATTGCAAATTTTGTTTATCACACATGGAATTTATATACTTTTAATGCAACAGTTCTTCAACCCCCCACCCACCCACAACTTCTGGTAGTAATATTCATTACAAAAGTTCACACCAGTACAATTAATTACCATAGTTGATTAACATTATTTTGCAGGTGGAACTATGATGATTCTACAAGCAGTTTCTATAAAGATTACAATGTTGACAATTAGATGGGTTCCTGGCAGTCTTTATGTGAAGAGTTATACATCTAGCTATTGCCCTAATGTCAAATGGAGGGAGAAGCTGAAATCAGGTTTATCCGTCGCCTTGATCTGAAACTTGAGCTCCCGGGATAATCATATACTCcttccgttccaaattgtagtatCTGGACAAtttggacggagggagtatctGATTCTCTGCTCATGCAACCCTAATTCTTTGACCCCCAGCTCCATGCTACGATGCATGTTCCACTTCCCTTGGGCAGGTCCTGTAAAGTTGGAAGAAGTGTGGAAAGAAGAGGCTGTTGAGCCCTATCATGCTGTACTATTTTATATCAATCCGTAGATGTTCCTTATGTACCATAATATGTTATTTTCCTCCTTCCTGTAATTAGGTTGAGTTATGTAAGTTTGTAAGTTCTCAGGTTGCTTGGTATAGCTATGTCGTACACGGTAAGTAGTTTATGAAAAACGCTGGCGGTTGTCTGGACGGAGGAGTTTTGGAGTTTTACTTGTGGCCCCCTGCATTCAGCTGTTTCCGTGTATAGCACCGAATCAAATTGGCTGTATAAGATGTTGGGCTGATGAAATTTGGCCGGCCACTTCCGATTTCTAACGTCATGCTTCTTGACTACTCTGCAGTCATTGCATCTCCGCCGTTCGTTGTGATCCTAGGCAACATCATCAAACTCGCACAGGCCCAGCTCTTTCTGGCTGAACAGATGACGTTCTTGTTGTGCCGAGGCCCAGCACGTTAAAGGGTGGTGGAACGCACTAGTGTTGGCAGCCGTTGGATCGCAGTGGACGGCGCAAATGCATTGACTTCAGAGGGTAGTCAAGAAGCTTTACGTCAGATAATCTTGTTCCTAAGCTTGCCGGTTTGGTCCGTCCTTTTCAATCAAACTGGAGTCATGGAAAAGATGGGAAACGTTGGCAGCCACTTTGATCTCTGACACCGCCGCCAAGAGCAGCACATGTCCTGTAGCGGCATGCACAGTGCATTTAAGAAAAGCGCTGGTCCTCTACGGTTCCAGGCTAGAACGCTAGGCTTGCTGTGTCATCAGTGCGGGAATCGCTGTACAGGAATCATCGCTCTAAAGGAATCGTAGCAACGGTGAAATATAACTGTCAAAAGACAAGCAAATATCTGCAGGCCAAGGTCATACAGTGCCACGAGAAGTGTGCACGCTCTCTGCTGCAAGCCTGCAACATTGCTTGTTCGGTAATGAACCTTACAAGATCAAACATTATTGTGACCATCCGGCACGGATCCCAGGTATCGGCGATCCCCTCTCTTTCGATGCTCAGACCAAAACGACAGTGGTAGAGGTATATTTTCATGGTAACTGTGGGTTTACAACTGTTGCCCAAGATCATTCTGCTTATTCAACACTGGGAATGGGAGAAAATTGTTTTCAAAGATCCAAATAATTATTTGAGGAATAGAGAAGGAATCAATTTACACAAGGTTATGCTTTAAAACTAGGAACAGAGTAATCTAATTAAGACCTGAAACATTTCCAGATAGCTACAGCATGGTGACGACAGCATGGCAAACCACAATAGAGGGATACGCGCACAGCATCAACCATCCATACCCAGAAATACCGTAGAAAACCTCAAGAATATGTAACTGGACACAATGGGCTACAAATCCTCCTCACAAAACTCCGATAACAAATAATTCAATTTTACAAGAAGGTTTCCTGAAAGCAGCGTCATTGCTTCAAAAGCCCACACGGAATGGCTCCATTATTATCTCCCAGATTTGTGTGGCGACACCTGTATCTTGTATGTATGCAGCCTGGCAAACATCTCCATCTGGTGGTATACCAATCTTGTATATGTACAGAAGATGCTTTTGAGAAGAGCAGAGCAACGCCAAAAGAGCTAATGAGTTTCAGCAGAAGGGTTTGTCAAAAGATCCAGCGCACGTTTAAGGTGATCCACGGCAACAGACACGTCATCGAATGCAAGAGCGCCGACTGCAAATCTTGCTGCCTTGTGCGCCTCGGCAATCTTCTCAACTGCTGGCTGGTAACTGCTATCATACTTATATTGACTAGCTAGCGGTGCAGCTGGAGGAGTAACTTGGGGTGTAGAGTCAGCAGTAGAGTGGTAATGTGTGGGAGCGGAGGGATTCGATGCGGGAGAGTGTGATGTAGCTGCAGGATCATCACTTGCAGGATAGAATGAAGATTGATGTGTCGGGACAGAAGCCGATGTGCTGTCCTGGAAACTTGGATATGACTGAAAATTAGGGTAGTTGTATGGGGCAGCTGGAGCTTCAGTGGAGTAGTAGTTTTGCGAGATGTGCTGAGGTTCAATTGTGTAGGGCGGGGGTTGGTATGTCTGAGGATAAGCCGAAACATCTGGTTTATCATTGCTATGAGGATTGTAGCCATCATTGGGAGGATAGTCTGTCCTGGTGTAAGGCGGTGAGGAAAAATTAGATGGTGGTTTGGGGACCTCATTGGTAGGGTAGTCTGCGCTTGTGTAGTGGGGAGATGAATGATTGGGGGGTGGCTTGTGGAAATCAGAAGGGTAGTCTGTTGCTTGGTATGAGGGAGAGGAATAAGATTGAGACGGAGAAGGATGCTGGGATTGTGAGGGTGGTGGGGGTGAATAGGGTGAGTGAGTAGAGGGATGATCATTGAACTCTGTACTTTGTCGATGCACAATATTTCCTGGCTGCACAGTGGAAAAGCTATCCCGCCTACTAAAATCCTGTGCACATAAAGATAAATCAAGATAATTGAAGCTATACTTTGTTCAAATAAACCATCTAACCATGTAAAAATAATGTGAGTTGCAATTACTAAAGAAAAGATTGGAAATAACCTTGTCTACAGGTGGAGATGGTGCTTCAGTCCCATGCTGTGTACTGCTGAAGGACTGGTTTCGCCCCATATCCTAATAATGGGAACAAACAACACAAATGGTTGAGAACATGAGTTTCATACCTGCACAAAATACTGAAGCATAACTGGTGTTTACAGTCCAATTCAACGTATCTAAGCATAACTAAACAACATGTTGAAGCATTAAAGAAAGGTTAGAGAAATCCTGACTGACTGTAAGTTATAACTTAAGTTCTATAACAAGGAAAAAGATTCTGCCTGCTGTGGGTTCATTTGAAACTGGAAACATAGAAGTAAAAGAACTCTCCAGAATCTACGTTTGCATGAATTTTCAGAATGTTAGCAAAATATATTTCTGGAAATGAGATGTACATCAGATGGATAATTAACAATAAGATGTGAGGGACATGGTTCATAAGGTGGTAAGGCATCCTGTGGCGCCTTGGGTACGCCTTATCGCCTAGGCGTAACTAGGCCCGGTACGCCTTGTTGCTTAGGCTAGGCAACGCCTTAAGAACACTGGTGAGGGACTGATAAATAGACGTAATCTAACACACTAAATTTTAGTAACTTTCAACAAAGAGACTAGTATTGGTGTTAGCACCACGGAATCAAATTGAACTCCTATGATAGAAAAAATGAGCAATTTCACACTAAATAAGAATGAGAAGCATGGCAAAGGTCATTGTGAAACTTGCTTGTGAGTTGTGAGTCAGGATAATACCTGCGAAATTGTGGTGGTACTGACAGGTGCTTCATCTTTATCCCCACCAGGAGGACCAGGTTCAGGCTTACGTCCTTCTTTGATAGCTTTCCTTATTTCAGCAGCCTTCCAGATAGCGTATTTCTGCTTCTGCTCAATCTGCTCCAGGCACAATATAAAATGTAAATaaaaaatggatgcacacataTATATTTTCTGAACCTTCAGCATAGGTCATAAAGTTTATATTGTAACTTATATAACATAAACTAACAGCCACTAAATAGCTCACATAAAAATTATATAGTGAATCAGTGATAAATGTTAGAGGCAGTAACATAGTAAGCTTACATCAGGTTGAAGCTCGCCAAACTGGTTAAGAATCTCAAAGAAGATGCTTGCGGCATAGAAGGTTTTAGCAGTGTT
The genomic region above belongs to Panicum hallii strain FIL2 chromosome 4, PHallii_v3.1, whole genome shotgun sequence and contains:
- the LOC112889985 gene encoding protein HOMOLOG OF MAMMALIAN LYST-INTERACTING PROTEIN 5; the encoded protein is MGSDAEPAKGLLPYLQRADELQKHEPLVAYYCRLYAMEKGLKIPQKERTKTTNSILISLMNQLEKDKKTLTLGPDDYLHVEGFALNVFAKADKQDRAGRADINTAKTFYAASIFFEILNQFGELQPDIEQKQKYAIWKAAEIRKAIKEGRKPEPGPPGGDKDEAPVSTTTISQDMGRNQSFSSTQHGTEAPSPPVDKDFSRRDSFSTVQPGNIVHRQSTEFNDHPSTHSPYSPPPPSQSQHPSPSQSYSSPSYQATDYPSDFHKPPPNHSSPHYTSADYPTNEVPKPPSNFSSPPYTRTDYPPNDGYNPHSNDKPDVSAYPQTYQPPPYTIEPQHISQNYYSTEAPAAPYNYPNFQSYPSFQDSTSASVPTHQSSFYPASDDPAATSHSPASNPSAPTHYHSTADSTPQVTPPAAPLASQYKYDSSYQPAVEKIAEAHKAARFAVGALAFDDVSVAVDHLKRALDLLTNPSAETH